TTTGAGTTTCTTGTAAACATAACTGTGTGAAGGAGTGTGTCCtgacctgtcctctggacccggGTGTCTCCAGGATACAAAAGTCGTCCGTCTCTTGGGCCAAGTTAGGGACAGGAGTGATGAGAGGTGAGTGAAGCATGGGGTAAGTGGGGCTTGAATCTTGGATACAATTCCCACTCTCATCCGGGAACAAGAATAGGTCTGAGCGAGGCGGGTCGTGGTCTTGATTTGGCTCCTCACATGCACCTATGGATGTGTACAAAAAGAATAACCTCTAGTTCAGCTGTATCATTTATGGAGCTAAAACTTTAATATCTACTGAACCTCACCATTCTGCTGCAGCCCTGGTGCCTGCTGCCCGTCGGTCTCCTCCATAGCTTCACTCATCAGGTCCTGCAACATCTGCTGCTCTGTCTCCGCGAGCAACAGAGTCTGAGATGTGGGCCGGCTGGTACGCTCCACCTGTACAAAAACACTCGTTTTAAACACGTATGACCAACTGAGTTTTTTTAAATCCTATTGTAGCTACTGTATGTTAGCGTTAGTGCTGACCTTGGCTCTTTGTGTTGTGCTGCTCTGCTTGGCTTCTGGTTCTGCAGGGGGCAGTAAGTCTCCGTAGCTGGCCACATACTGAATGAGGTTCATGAGGGCGGCGCAGGAGTCCGAACACGTTCTGATGTGAATAACGTCACTGGAACAGCGCAGCTCAAATCTGGGCTCCAGCTACACGCCAAGAGACAGTCAAAATGTTTAATTTCAACCATATTTTCAAGAGCACACATTAAAAAACATGAATGTCATCTAAAGACAGACAACTCTTACCAACTTTCCGTCCACTCCAGGTTTGACAGCTGTAATCCTCAGCTCCAAAGTACCCATGTCTACCACTTGGACATAATCTGTGACAAATAAACAAAGGCTAACATTGATCAACACATTGAAATTGTTCGAAGCAGCCTTTTAAATAGGTCTTGGTGGTCATCTTACCGCGCGCCAGATTGACGGAGACAACGTTACTCTTGTCTGAGAGGAACAAAGCTGCTTCATCCAAAATTATCCTgtgaataaaacatattttgacTCAATTGTCATTACATTTCTCGATTTTGTATCAGAAACACCAGTAGCCTGCTTATACCTGAGCGTTGAAGAAGAGTGGTCGAGAGAGACACTGCTGGAGATGCTGAATGTTTCTACAACCAACAATGATCTGATTGGCAGGTAAAGGGGTCTGTCAAGAAAAAAACTAAttagaaaacacacacagataacatATAACTCATATTACACATAAACTCATTTAGTGGGAGGTCTTTAGTCTATAATTACCTGTAGTCTAGAGAGCAGCTCCATAGGTGTAAATGTAAGGTGGTGACAGACGTCGGAGGGGCATAACCCAACACAGGCTCATCGGAAACATTCAGAAAGTCGACAATCTGTTAAACAGAAAATGGTATTAAGATTACAGATGTGTTGCATCATTTTCTTCCACTGTTTGCTGAACATCTGTGTGAAGGCAAAATAATTAAAGAGGTTGTGCAAAGCCTACCTGGTCATACCAGCCCAGGCTGGGCGAGACCACTCTGTGCTGCAGCGTGGCTCCTCTCACTCCAACAGCAACCAGGAACTCCTGCAGAAAAACAAAATCGGAATGATATTTTAAACACCAGTTCTGCCAAATGGGGAAATGTTGACTGAATGTGGTGGAAACAGGAGCCACAGCGCAGATGTGGTGtcagcaggggcggactggccatctgtagaatctggaacggccggtcgtcaaggGCCGTTGACCGCCGGCCGGCcctttaaaaaagaaattgtTTAACGTCATCATTTAAGTTGCGCTGCATTAGCGGCCGCTAATGCAGTTGTGTGGTTCTTATCTGTCAAATAATCACACACTAAGAAGAAAAAAGACCGGCCACACGAAGAGAAGGGATTAGACGCcacggcagacagggagaatgaaaaaacatggatacaaatcaaagaaaacgaaaagaaaaaggtggggccgagaaggcaagagaaaaaaaggtgaAGTCACTCGTCGGTGAAGCCTATAAATGTCGCAAATTGACAGACCTTTTTGGCAGCAGCGCTGCTACAAgcactatcagcagcagcttagaacaagtgcaagatgatgaagagaatgatGAGGGCGCGAGTTCAGATATACAGCCAGCCTCCTGCGTTCATGATGAGGGACAGAGTTGAGCTAGTGGAAGAACCAGCTGGCACAAGTGCAGGGCAAGAGCAAGAGGTGGGTGAGAATTATCCCTTGAactcagtggcgttttctcctggaggccaagggaattGTAGTTAcaatttaataaataaataaaaacacttcgtttAGTTTCGGTAATTATTCTGCCGGCccatctctcccccattctcattgagtattttacaaagagtgaaacagcgcccctctagatgttatggtgaaacagtagattgcactctctgttgcgagaggaggctagccgaaattggcttcccttggtgaaaacaaATCGagagattgaccaatcagatgaggctcacgtcatgtctcacaatccaatcaaattgcATCAACTTCAGTTCGTACTGTAACTGTCATTACCGCCCTtaaaaagtagcaagcaactgaagcaagtgcaattatggagggtggagatttggagtatttcatcaaaaataattttactaaacttccgctacaggcagcagcaactaaaaatgaaatcggatgacaggccaatgcccaaactggagctgtgtacagagaggaaaaaaggagcgaatcggacgtaaaactttaaataataaacagcgGATTTCTAACATTTGACATTTCATGTGGCCGGACTGGGTCAGTGTCCAGGGCTgcattttagtcccagtccgcccctgggtgtCAGGAATAATCCAATAATCAACATATCATCATGTTGCCCAGGATTCAAATATTGACTTAAGCCCTGTTGACACAAAGTCAAAAGTTGTATGATCGCTAAACTGTTCACACTCTACATCTAGCCAATTTGACAAAAAGTGACAAGATAAATCACGTAAAACCAGCTAGGTATCTGGGGTGAGTCTGAGATGCATTGGACAGCAAAAGTGTGAACCTTGAAGCTTCAAAACAACTTCAAACCAATCGGTGACATCCCAGAGCCTGTGGTAGCTTCACATCTTTAGGCCTCTAAAAACGATTCAAATGTAACTAACTGAACATCACTATGGGGAAACTGTTCACACTCTACATCTAGCTAAATCACGTAAAACCAGCTAGGTATCTGGGATGACGACGGCAAAAGTGCCAGTCTCGAAGCTTCAAAACAACATCAAACCAATCGGTGACATCCCACTGTGTATTGTAGTTTCACATCTTTAAGCCTTAAAACTATTCAAATGTAACAAACTGAACATCACTGTATGTGGAAACTGCTCACAACTGGGACTGGTCTAAAAAGTATGTTTCTTCACCAGCAATGCCACACATTTCAACAGACAGCGAGGTGAACTACAGCTGTTCTTTCACCCGGCTTGGCCTTTTACCCGTCAGTGATTTGGGTAATGTACCTTGACATTGCGCTCTGCATTCTGTGATGAGATTTTAACAGCGACAGACAGCATGCTGCGAGCCTCCAGACCAATACACTCTGAGGGTGTCGAGGCTCTCTCAGGGGAAGTCTCTGATTGGTAGATGGTTGGCTCTAACCAGTGGGGATGAGTCCTGCATGGCAACTTGACATCTGAGCCAGACGCGCCTCCATCCACAAGTCCTGAGCACACCAACAGAGGGAGAGGCATAAGAGTGATGTAGAAACAGTATGGTTATAGAGGAGAAATCCATATATAGGTTACATTATGACAGGATACCTCATACACACAACAGCATTAGATGATATTGTAGTGCAGTCGGTTTACCTTGATGATACATGCAAATGTTACTGGTGTGGAAGCAGAGGTAGTGTTGGTCTTTATAGCCTTCGTACTGCGTCACACTGAACAGCACAGCATTCTTCACCTCCAGCCAGAACTCGCCATGTTTGTTTTTCAGTATGGTTTTGTCTTCCTTCTGGGAGAAACATGGAAAGTTAATTCTTCTTTGCATAAAACCAGATACAAAGAATGTCTGGATAAAACACTGTGAACTGTTTGAACCTTTGTGTTAGTTTGAAGAGCCACCAGGCCGTGGTTGACACTGATGATGACAGAGAACATGCTCTGGGATGTCTTGCTTTGGGCTTTGGGTTTCTTCTTCTTGCGGGACCTGAGGCCCAGGTCAGAGACAGGACAGTAATAGTGCATGGTCTCCTCGTCTGACCCACTGGTCTCATCTGTAAGCACAACACAAAGCAAGTGAATGATGAGACAATCACTTGATGGTTTAAACAACAATTTCAATGTAGACATTTCTACAACCTGAAGTATATCAGGAGGAAATTGTAGATTTAGACATCAAAATCCTGACCTGAGATTCTGGtatatttaatgtttttattattcTTATTTTCATTCTTACTTTAAGATGTTACCCACTAATGACAGCTTTAGCTATCAACAGATGTATTCTGGTGCTTCTGCAACTCTCAATGCTTCTTGtccctaattaaaaaaaaatacaaaataacctGACACAATGCAAATGACTGGGAAATGTTTTATTGTTGCCTCACCTTCGGGGCCGGTGGAGCGGAACTGGCTGAAGCTGTCCTTGGAGTAGGTGTTGATCAGCTGACTGGCCACAGAGAGCCCCACTCCATATGGCATGCTTTCCACCGTCTCCACTGGAGAGGGGGCAGTGGGCTCCCACAGCAGCAGGTCATTGTTTATCCTAAAATATTGGGAATATACAATGAATTAATGGAAGATGGAGGGGTAAGTATATATTTTGATGTTCAGCTACTACATGTGAAAAACAAAGCCAATGTGGTACCTGTTGTGTAGTTTCTCATAAAATGCCTTGCTGGGCAGCACTAACTGCACATTGGGGAAACACAAGTCAAGGATGAAGCGAGAGTTGTTCATGGTTTTCTCCTGGAAATCCGTCATCTCAGCAACATCACCAGGGATGACCATCTGgagtaaaaataaaaataaagatgaTCTAAACTTGGTCATGTCAACACTTGCTCTGTCAACAGGTTGGCATGCAAAGCAGTGCTCATGTCGTTGTTTGCATAATGATGCATTCGTAATACATTACACAACATCCATCAGAATAAACTCGCTCCTCTGAATGCAAATGATTACACCTGCAACCTGCTTTGGACCGATACCTTCATCAGGACTGAAACAACTACTCTTGAATTAGGcaaattaaaaacatttctttttcAAATATAAGGAAATATGTTGGCTGCATAACTACTTATAGTCTAAATAGTGTTTTTATAATATCACACATATTCGTGCATTGATAGCATGCCTTATAAATGGTCTAAATTGAGATCATGTTGAGAATGATACTATGTATAAAGAGAGCAGACTTGCATAAATAAATGAGGGCGTTTTTATACACCTGGATATATTTTTAATCCAATGTATTTCGCTCAATTGCATTTTTTCAAAGTTTTAAAGCAGACATGCAAGTTCACATGTAATTACAAAAGCAGTAGTTGGCTGTAAATTCAAATGTTTTTCCCTTTGGCCAGGACATACCTCTTCATTCTCATACATAACCCTTCGTGATGAAAAGGGCGATGGCTCTGGTTTCCCAAAGTCACAGACATCCTTCAGTGAATGGGCAGccccttcctcctcttcttcctcaagGGAATGGTCCTCGGCCCCCTCGTCATCTTCAGCCGTCACCCGCTCAAGGATAGAGTGGACTGCTGTGGGGTTCATCTTTAGGACAACCCTGACCAAAGAGATGCAATATCAATGAGAGGCACCCCTGTTATGGACTGATAGGGCTGAGGATGGTTAGATCAACTTACCTCGGCCAATCAAATTTGACACTTTCAGATGTCGTCATGTCTCCATCCATGGTGTGGGACACCCTGAAGAACCGAACAGCTGGTTGATCCGGCTCCTCCTGAAACTTCCCTGttcaaagaatacaaataaaaatcagTTAGGGAGATAGTAAAATCATCAAAGGGAATTTTAGATTAAAACATTTGACCACATACCAGTAAGCTCCCTGAAAGTGAGCTCCATTTTGGTTTGGTCAGGAGAGCTGCCACCCATGAACTCTGTCTTCATTTCCAGGTCTTCCAGCTCCAGGTAGAGTACTTCCTTCTGTAGGGACTTCTTGAACCAAGGGCCCCTCTCCTGATCTGAGCGCAGGTCAGGGATGGGGAAGCGGATTGCAAGGCCAAGCAAAGGAGCATTGACCGTCAGCGATACATGACAGTTGGTGGGAGTGTGGCTGTCATCGAGGAAAACCTCTGTAAAGGCCTTATGCTGCGAAATGAGTTTAAAAAAACCACATAATTAGACATGTAAGAGAGCCTAGACATTCAGTATACAACTGTTTTACCTTTTCCATCTCAGTTCATGTCAGTGGCTTACTACTTTTACATATCATTTCAGAAATATGAATACATGTGTAGTTCTGAGGAAGCCCTTACCAAGCTGACATGTTTATTATAGGATGTGTACATGTGGGAGGCCATCAACTCTGTGGTGGCCAGCTTCTGAGGCTGTAACAAGGAGTTGAGGCGGTCTACGATGCTGATGTCCAGCTCACAGCGCACAGGGCCCAGCTCCACCTGGATCTCTGCTTTCCTAGGAATGGTGCTGAGGCGAACCTGGCCGCcctgcacacacaaacaaatgatttGACTGAGGAAAAGCAGGACAACAACGCTGataatgtatttaaatgttaagTAGTGCTGTGGTTTTGTATTGGACTAACAAATGCTGTTACCTGAGGGCCCCTGCGCTCGGCCTGTTTGTACAGCAGGTGGAGGCAGCTGGTCAGTGGCGCAGCagcatcaggggtgtcaaatgtCAGCAGCTGAGGTGTGACAAAAAATGAAGTGAGAAACTCTCATGCCATGTGTAACATCGGCTGTCACGAAATCATGCACATTATATATTATAACATGTCACTGCCCAAAAAACCTGTcatgatgttttttttaatgaaaaataataataattttatcAAATGCATCTTTAGGCTTTTATGTTGGTTAATGATTTAAACTAAACATATTGTTGTATTGAGATGGAGATGGGAAGGCTGTATCCTTAACTGCACAAAAGCGTACAAGAGGAACAAACAGGAAATATATGTAAGAGGTGTTGGAATAAAAAATATGTGACTTATTAAGATGATATTCAAATATCATGGGTATCTTTGCTAATGGTATATTGCAACACCCCAAGGCGTATTGAATGTATATATGCAGTGTGTAACCAACCAAAACTGCACAATAGGCTAAGCTAAGGCTGGAAACACTAACCTCAGTGTACTGAATGCCTCGTTGGGAGCCACCAATGGCGGCCTCAGAGGGAAACAGACACTCCAGGAACTCCATCCGGTTCAGGGAGACGTCCGTGCTGAAAGTCCGCAGACTGGACCCCTGACAGTGCTCATAGCTGATCTTCAGGCCCTGGCCCACAAATCTGCACATATAAACCCCAGATCAGACAGACATAAAACACTTACATGAAAAATCAAGTGTAACCTTGCAGAAAATATGTAAAAAGGCCACCTTAAATGGTCATGGGGACAAGCTTGGTTAAACACTGTCCGAGACTGAAGGAAAGCAGCTGGAGCGAGCCGGCCCGGGCCCACCATGTTGAAGAACTGTGCCGCCATGGGGCCGAGGGGGCTGGGAGAAGCATCTGGGGGGGGCAGCGGGTCGATGTGGAGGACGGCCACAGCCAGGCTACTCAGAGTTAACCTCAACACCAGCTCTGGCCTGGACTCATCACCGTGCGTTTTCGTTGGATGGGCTGAAAAACAAATGCACAAAATACTTCATTTCAGTGTTTTAATGATAACCATGTGCAACAGAAGGTTAGGTTTGTAAGAGACCAGCCGGAGTCACTGACTATCATATCTACAACCAAATATAAATAAAGGTCTAATCGGGAAGGCATGCTGATGATATCTCTGGTTAGAATGAAATCcgacaaaaatattttccatctTCCAGCACAGTGCCACaggtgtaactgtattcagTAGTTAAATGTAGTGTATAAAGTATGTAAAACATAAACAGGTACATTGTGATACTTACATGTCTGTCTCAGTAATTTTTGAGGGAAATGGGAATCCGGTTGGGCGGGACTTTCATTAGTGTGCTTTTCtctttgtcgggggacatccaTGTAATCATCCCACAGAGCCTACAAACACAGACATGATGTTAGACATAGTTTAACAACAGAAGCTCATTTGGGAGAATTTAACCACAGAAACTAAAACACTGAAGTGTCAAATATAAACCTCGTAGTTTTACCAGCACAAAAATGAATTGTTATTGTAATGCACTTTACTGAGGATATCAGTATTTAGGAGAGTAACAAGACCACAGGGAACTCTTATGATCAAATTTGAATTATCATAATAATATTTTCAGCTGATTATTTTCTTAATTCTCAATTATTTGGTTTACAAAATGTCAGGAAATGGGCAAACAATTCCATCCCAGTTCCTTAAAGTCCAATGTGATGCCTTTAAATGTCAGTTTTATTTCACATAAAACTGTATAAAACTGACATAACAAGAAAACTAGAAAGAATTTTACGATAAATCGCTTATCTCTTTTTTGTCTATTGACTAATGGACTTATTAGTCACCCTGCACTTATTTCAATGTGTCTTCATGACTGCAGTCAAACAGGCGAAGACTTACTGTGGCATTTCCAGAAGGAGATTCTCCTGGTGAGGCAGAGTAGTTGCTATTGAGGGACAGGTCCAAGTCAACGGTGGGGGGTTCACCCAGAGGAGGAAGGGATGACAAGCTGTGAGACATGTCCATGTCTGCCATGGAGAAGAACACATCATCTACAccaaacacaaaaaaaaaaatcaaaggaaaggaagaaaaaaaaaagacatgtcATTAGTTAAATGCAACCATGACTTCGGATGTGTCTAAAACTCTAGGGCTAGGGCATCTCAGTCCAACCTCGACTAGACACAGTTCTGGTGGTCTGGCTCTCAAAGAGGTCTGCGTCAGTCCCTGGCCCAGCAGTGTCCTTCTTCAGACAGCGGTTCAGCTCCATGTGGAGTCGATACTCATCCTCTTGCTGTATTGGTCGGCTCTTTCTATCCTTGGCCCATTCCTGTGCACCTTCACACAAAGGGAAGGAAGATACTCTCTTCTTAACATATGTATTTAGCACATTATGTAACATTATAACCCTGCTTGATCCACATGTTCTCCTTTatctttccacagagggttTCTCACCTCCACCAGAGAAAGCTCCACACAGGTCCAGAAGAAGATGAACTTGCCGTGGGGACAGCAGAATAATAAGTGTATCAATATGTCCAACAACATCCAGCTGAAAAGCAAAGCATGTAAAACACACTGGTTAGTAACAAATACCCATAGCTTATTATATTGATTTAATAATGACTGATTTACCTTTGCTCCAGGCATAGCCATGTTGTTTTTCAGAGTGAGGGACAACTCAATTTGACCACAGAGGCTCCCGACCTGCACAGGTTCAAAGGGTGTTGTGGAGGAAACAGGCTCTGTAAACTGGGGATGAGGCTCACATATGATTTTGGGATTCCAGCTAGGTGAAAGTTTTGGCTCATTTTCCTGCAaaataagaaaaacatgttgttaaacgctgatacatacatacagtttCATGGCAAATTTCAAAGACTTACTACACTAACCGTTGGAGTGGGTGAAGATTGACAACCAGCACGGGACACATCTGAGAACTCATCCCAAAACACGGTCATGTCTTCCATCTGCAAGTTTTTATGTGCAAATGTGGTTGGCTGATGCACATTCACACTGGAGCTCTCCTCGTCTGTTTCATCGCAGTAAACAATCCTGAAAGCAACAGCAGAACACGATGAGCTTAACAAGGACCTGCAGTTTAATAGTGATAACTTTCATACTATTAGCTGCAGCTTGTTTAGCACAGTGTGAATACTTTTCTGATTGCTTGTCAAATCCTGATCAAGGACTTTAAAGTGATAGTGGATGAAGGCTGGAGTTTCTAGAAGAGTAGTTagttatttttgaaaaataatTAGAATATTTTGGAGATTGCCTGATATCCCATGGACAGTCCCCACTTACTTTTTTATTCGAATCTCAAGGGCGATTCCAGTTTTAGAATGTTCGGGAATGTGTTCGACTCTGAGGACAGTATCCAAAAATGTCACCTTAACTCTTCTCAGAACTGCACGATGGAAAAATAAAAGAAATGACTTTAAATAGACATAGGCTGGTTACAATGTTTGGTTTGAATGTTGCCTAGCAGCATAGACACACCGTACCTGTCTCTATCGTTTCTGCAAACTTCTCTAATCCCTCGAAAGGCTGGAAGCTCTCTCCCATATCATCTGTGAGTTTCTGGCTGAGACATTCTTTGGCAAGCTGCATGCTGCTCGTCATGAAACTGGACCAGTACATGGGCTCTGTGCCAGATGCTGGAGGAACAGCCAGCGGTgacacagttattgacttttCTGTCAACTTTTAAACATGTTACAATAAGACTACATGTTTCACATCGATCTAAATGCTTTATTCAAAGAGGCTGACTCGACTTACCCACTCTCGGCCTTGGTCTGAGCACCATCTCCAAACCTTTGATCTCCAGGGAACAGTTTTCGTGCAGTAGGGCAGCCCATGGAACCGTTAGAGAAATTGTCTGGATGAACCCCGCGATAACCTCAAAAGGTGCATCTGCTGTCTCTAGGAGCTCATTGAGTGActgagaaagaaaagaaaatgctcaagtCTCTCCTGAATCAAATAAATGCATCTGTTGTACGTCTGCAACAAAACAAACATACCCATTTATCCAATGGCACTTGTGCAAGTGTTCCAGTGCCTTGATAGAGGTCTAAACTGAGCTGATCCAAACTCAGTTTCTCTTGAAGGAAGTTTCCAAGGTACCTATGCAGAAGGTATCTGCAGGCCCGCTTCTTGATGGATTCCGAAAATGGCCAAGGCATTTTAACTCAAAAGGTGAACAGTTCAGTGTAATAAAAGGAATCTTGAGGCCCTGAAACGGAATGCTATAGCTACTATGAATTAATAACTAGTGGTACAGTTGTGTCATCCTGTCGACTTAAAGACATTGGGAAATCGTGAACTCAATCCCCCCTCACATCCTAAAATAAGGTTCACTTTGGAGGATGTGTTGACACTCGGGAAATGGTCTGACTCCAGTTTGCTGCTGCTATGGAAAGACCtatgacaaaacacacacatgcaatttAACACTTGTCACAACATGAGCGTTAACACATAATGTTTacaacacagctgaaaacaacaAGCTGTCAGTTTAACACAGGAACTGATTTAAATTGCTCAAGCATTATAATAAAGGGCAACATAACATAACATGTCCAGTTAACGTTAGTGTTA
The sequence above is drawn from the Pseudochaenichthys georgianus chromosome 22, fPseGeo1.2, whole genome shotgun sequence genome and encodes:
- the LOC117467378 gene encoding autophagy-related protein 2 homolog B-like isoform X1: MPWPFSESIKKRACRYLLHRYLGNFLQEKLSLDQLSLDLYQGTGTLAQVPLDKWSLNELLETADAPFEVIAGFIQTISLTVPWAALLHENCSLEIKGLEMVLRPRPRVASGTEPMYWSSFMTSSMQLAKECLSQKLTDDMGESFQPFEGLEKFAETIETVLRRVKVTFLDTVLRVEHIPEHSKTGIALEIRIKKIVYCDETDEESSSVNVHQPTTFAHKNLQMEDMTVFWDEFSDVSRAGCQSSPTPTENEPKLSPSWNPKIICEPHPQFTEPVSSTTPFEPVQVGSLCGQIELSLTLKNNMAMPGAKLDVVGHIDTLIILLSPRQVHLLLDLCGAFSGGGAQEWAKDRKSRPIQQEDEYRLHMELNRCLKKDTAGPGTDADLFESQTTRTVSSRDDVFFSMADMDMSHSLSSLPPLGEPPTVDLDLSLNSNYSASPGESPSGNATALWDDYMDVPRQREKHTNESPAQPDSHFPQKLLRQTSHPTKTHGDESRPELVLRLTLSSLAVAVLHIDPLPPPDASPSPLGPMAAQFFNMVGPGRLAPAAFLQSRTVFNQACPHDHLRFVGQGLKISYEHCQGSSLRTFSTDVSLNRMEFLECLFPSEAAIGGSQRGIQYTELLTFDTPDAAAPLTSCLHLLYKQAERRGPQGGQVRLSTIPRKAEIQVELGPVRCELDISIVDRLNSLLQPQKLATTELMASHMYTSYNKHVSLHKAFTEVFLDDSHTPTNCHVSLTVNAPLLGLAIRFPIPDLRSDQERGPWFKKSLQKEVLYLELEDLEMKTEFMGGSSPDQTKMELTFRELTGKFQEEPDQPAVRFFRVSHTMDGDMTTSESVKFDWPRVVLKMNPTAVHSILERVTAEDDEGAEDHSLEEEEEEGAAHSLKDVCDFGKPEPSPFSSRRVMYENEEMVIPGDVAEMTDFQEKTMNNSRFILDLCFPNVQLVLPSKAFYEKLHNRINNDLLLWEPTAPSPVETVESMPYGVGLSVASQLINTYSKDSFSQFRSTGPEDETSGSDEETMHYYCPVSDLGLRSRKKKKPKAQSKTSQSMFSVIISVNHGLVALQTNTKKEDKTILKNKHGEFWLEVKNAVLFSVTQYEGYKDQHYLCFHTSNICMYHQGLVDGGASGSDVKLPCRTHPHWLEPTIYQSETSPERASTPSECIGLEARSMLSVAVKISSQNAERNVKEFLVAVGVRGATLQHRVVSPSLGWYDQIVDFLNVSDEPVLGYAPPTSVTTLHLHLWSCSLDYRPLYLPIRSLLVVETFSISSSVSLDHSSSTLRIILDEAALFLSDKSNVVSVNLARDYVQVVDMGTLELRITAVKPGVDGKLLEPRFELRCSSDVIHIRTCSDSCAALMNLIQYVASYGDLLPPAEPEAKQSSTTQRAKVERTSRPTSQTLLLAETEQQMLQDLMSEAMEETDGQQAPGLQQNGACEEPNQDHDPPRSDLFLFPDESGNCIQDSSPTYPMLHSPLITPVPNLAQETDDFCILETPGSRGQDLDQEPVVKLLTSDPVEIKDDYFSQPLDGSDSSRGAMNFPTPEVRYLIKEISVIWHLYGGKDFGGATFTPSPARSRGTTPHCSPSQTPVRQAKASGRAGGGRGRNADVLMEIQLSKVRFQHEVYPQAQVASGPAMDQPVSRQVFIVQDLEIRDRLATSQMNKFLYLYSSKEMPRKAHSNMLTVKALHMCPESGQAPQECCLRVSLMPLRLNIDQDALFFLKDFFTSLATEVEFFSPPTQEAVCVTTKKASAPEISCSFSKQAGSSQDPAPIISVPAQRRMSHNGYSTCGTEEVTDDEASTPSFPDQPIFFREFRFTSEVPIRLDYHGKHVAMEQGTFAGIIIGLTQLNCSELKLRRLCYRQGLLGVDKLFSYAINEWLNDIKKNQLPGLLGGVGPIHSLVQLVQGFRDLVWLPIEQYRKDGRIVRGFQRGTASFGTSTAMAALELTNRMVRTIQAAAETAYDMVSPVPDERDTKRIKRFSHYGLAHQPVDLREGVAKAYTVVKEGITDTALTIYDTATREHEQRGMTGAVGGVLRQLPPAVVKPLIMATEATSNVLGGMRNQIHPDARQEESQKWRQGEE
- the LOC117467378 gene encoding autophagy-related protein 2 homolog B-like isoform X2 — protein: MPWPFSESIKKRACRYLLHRYLGNFLQEKLSLDQLSLDLYQGTGTLAQVPLDKWSLNELLETADAPFEVIAGFIQTISLTVPWAALLHENCSLEIKGLEMVLRPRPRVASGTEPMYWSSFMTSSMQLAKECLSQKLTDDMGESFQPFEGLEKFAETIETVLRRVKVTFLDTVLRVEHIPEHSKTGIALEIRIKKIVYCDETDEESSSVNVHQPTTFAHKNLQMEDMTVFWDEFSDVSRAGCQSSPTPTENEPKLSPSWNPKIICEPHPQFTEPVSSTTPFEPVQVGSLCGQIELSLTLKNNMAMPGAKLDVVGHIDTLIILLSPRQVHLLLDLCGAFSGGGAQEWAKDRKSRPIQQEDEYRLHMELNRCLKKDTAGPGTDADLFESQTTRTVSSRDDVFFSMADMDMSHSLSSLPPLGEPPTVDLDLSLNSNYSASPGESPSGNATALWDDYMDVPRQREKHTNESPAQPDSHFPQKLLRQTSHPTKTHGDESRPELVLRLTLSSLAVAVLHIDPLPPPDASPSPLGPMAAQFFNMVGPGRLAPAAFLQSRTVFNQACPHDHLRFVGQGLKISYEHCQGSSLRTFSTDVSLNRMEFLECLFPSEAAIGGSQRGIQYTELLTFDTPDAAAPLTSCLHLLYKQAERRGPQGGQVRLSTIPRKAEIQVELGPVRCELDISIVDRLNSLLQPQKLATTELMASHMYTSYNKHVSLHKAFTEVFLDDSHTPTNCHVSLTVNAPLLGLAIRFPIPDLRSDQERGPWFKKSLQKEVLYLELEDLEMKTEFMGGSSPDQTKMELTFRELTGKFQEEPDQPAVRFFRVSHTMDGDMTTSESVKFDWPRVVLKMNPTAVHSILERVTAEDDEGAEDHSLEEEEEEGAAHSLKDVCDFGKPEPSPFSSRRVMYENEEMVIPGDVAEMTDFQEKTMNNSRFILDLCFPNVQLVLPSKAFYEKLHNRINNDLLLWEPTAPSPVETVESMPYGVGLSVASQLINTYSKDSFSQFRSTGPEDETSGSDEETMHYYCPVSDLGLRSRKKKKPKAQSKTSQSMFSVIISVNHGLVALQTNTKEDKTILKNKHGEFWLEVKNAVLFSVTQYEGYKDQHYLCFHTSNICMYHQGLVDGGASGSDVKLPCRTHPHWLEPTIYQSETSPERASTPSECIGLEARSMLSVAVKISSQNAERNVKEFLVAVGVRGATLQHRVVSPSLGWYDQIVDFLNVSDEPVLGYAPPTSVTTLHLHLWSCSLDYRPLYLPIRSLLVVETFSISSSVSLDHSSSTLRIILDEAALFLSDKSNVVSVNLARDYVQVVDMGTLELRITAVKPGVDGKLLEPRFELRCSSDVIHIRTCSDSCAALMNLIQYVASYGDLLPPAEPEAKQSSTTQRAKVERTSRPTSQTLLLAETEQQMLQDLMSEAMEETDGQQAPGLQQNGACEEPNQDHDPPRSDLFLFPDESGNCIQDSSPTYPMLHSPLITPVPNLAQETDDFCILETPGSRGQDLDQEPVVKLLTSDPVEIKDDYFSQPLDGSDSSRGAMNFPTPEVRYLIKEISVIWHLYGGKDFGGATFTPSPARSRGTTPHCSPSQTPVRQAKASGRAGGGRGRNADVLMEIQLSKVRFQHEVYPQAQVASGPAMDQPVSRQVFIVQDLEIRDRLATSQMNKFLYLYSSKEMPRKAHSNMLTVKALHMCPESGQAPQECCLRVSLMPLRLNIDQDALFFLKDFFTSLATEVEFFSPPTQEAVCVTTKKASAPEISCSFSKQAGSSQDPAPIISVPAQRRMSHNGYSTCGTEEVTDDEASTPSFPDQPIFFREFRFTSEVPIRLDYHGKHVAMEQGTFAGIIIGLTQLNCSELKLRRLCYRQGLLGVDKLFSYAINEWLNDIKKNQLPGLLGGVGPIHSLVQLVQGFRDLVWLPIEQYRKDGRIVRGFQRGTASFGTSTAMAALELTNRMVRTIQAAAETAYDMVSPVPDERDTKRIKRFSHYGLAHQPVDLREGVAKAYTVVKEGITDTALTIYDTATREHEQRGMTGAVGGVLRQLPPAVVKPLIMATEATSNVLGGMRNQIHPDARQEESQKWRQGEE